TCCGTCCGGTGGGTCCGGCAGACGCCCTTCGGGTCGCCCGTCGTCCCCGAGGTGTAGTTGATGGTGATGAGGTCGTCCTCGGCCATCTCCGGGCGGTCGTAATCGGTCGACTCCGCGACGAGGTCGTCGAACGAGAGCCACTCTCCCTCGACCTTCTCGGGGTCGTTCGTGACGAACGTCTCCGTCGGCACGTCCTCGCGCACCGCTTCGATCTTCTCGGCGTACGCGTGGTCGGCGTACACCACCTTCACGCCGGCGTCGTTCAGGATGTACTCGTAGTCCGCCGGGACGAGTCGGTAGTTCAGCGGCGTGTGCACCGCCCCGAGTTGCATCGCGCCGTAGGCCGCTTCCAGGTGGTAGTGGGTGTTCGGGTCCAGAACGGCCACCCTGTCGCCCTTCACGACGCCGCGCGCGGCGAGGGCCGCCGAGTAGCCGTCGGCGCGTTCGCCGAGTTCCTCGTACGTGTACCGCTCACCGGTCGTCGCGACGACCGCCTCCTGACCGCCGTAGTGCCGCCGCGCTCGGTCCAGAAAGTCCGTGACGAGCAGTGGTTTCTCCATTGCGTCCGTAGGTCATCAACGTCGATGATAAAATACGCGGGTCGACGCGAATCTATCGAGCGGTACCGATAGGTACCGAACGGCCCCGAACGCTCGATTCAGGTCCGTTCTCGTGGGGACGCGTCCGAAGCAAGTAACTTCACGCGGCGCGCCGTACCGCGTCGCGATGGCGCTCTCAGAGTACGCCGGACGGTCGCCGCGGGGCGAGGAGGACGCGACGGTGGTCCGCGTCGTCCCGCACCGACTGTGGCGTCCGGGGCGGACGCGGACCGAACCGTGCGCGAACTGCGGCGAGGAGATGGTCCTCTCGGAGGAACACCTCCTCGTGGTCGTCGACGAGAGGGGAACGCGGACCCGCCGGTACTTCCGCGAGGAGTCGTGCATCCGCGAGTGGTTGGACGGGGAGTGAGAGAGATGAGACGCGGCGGAACGGAAACGGACGCCCGGGTTAATTCAGGTCAGTTCCCGCCGACCTTCGTCTGGATGTCCTTGACGATTTCGGGGTTGCGCAGGGTGGTGGTGTCGCCGAGTTCCTCCTCGTTGGCTATCTCCTCGAGGAGGCGGCGCATGATCTTACCCGACCGCGTCTTCGGCAGTTCGGGCGTGAAGACCACCTGCTCGGGTCGGGCGATTGGACCGATGGCGTCCTCGACGCCCTCGGTTATCCTCTCGCGCATCTCCTCGCTCTCCTCGTAGCCGTCTTCGAGGATGACGTAGGCGTAGACGGCCTCGCCTTTCACCTCGTGGTCGCCGCCGACGACGGCCGCCTCCGCGACGCCCTCGACGCCGACGATGGCCGACTCTATCTCCATCGTGCCGAGGCGGTGTCCGGAGACGTTCAGCACGTCGTCGACGCGCCCGAGGATGGTGATGTAGCCGTCCTCGTCTATCTTCGCGCCGTCCTCCGGGAAGTACACCCACTCGTCGGCGTCGGGGTTGGAGTACTCCTGCCAGTACTCGGAGACGAAGCGGTCGTCGTTGTCGTACAGCGTCCGGAGCATCCCGGGCCACGGCTTGTTCACCGTGAGGTAGCCCGCGCGCCCGG
This Halogeometricum sp. S3BR5-2 DNA region includes the following protein-coding sequences:
- a CDS encoding DUF7576 family protein, whose amino-acid sequence is MALSEYAGRSPRGEEDATVVRVVPHRLWRPGRTRTEPCANCGEEMVLSEEHLLVVVDERGTRTRRYFREESCIREWLDGE